The nucleotide sequence TCACCTAACTCCCAGACACCGAGGACTATCAACACGGGGGTGGTTTCATTCAAAAGGGTGCCTCAAGATGTACACTCGATTCGAATGGATCCCCCGAATTTGGTGTGGATCTGCCACGCCGTTACGGAGATATGGCCATTCAAAGTTTCAATGGCATTCCATACACTTAAGCTTTAAAGCGTCACCAGTAAACTACATAATTACACCATTAAGTATTTTATCTGCTCTTaatgttctgttaaaaaaaaaaaaagcacatcggCGGCATATTCGCCGATACCAATATCATACTGGCCGATAAAATCTGCATAACAATATATCGGTCAGGCTCTAGTCAAAAAAGTTTTTGCCACTTGTGTAAAACTGCAGTAATGTGAggatactttaaaattaattatcaatcaacttctattaactaaatcaaaactATATTTGGTGTGACCAAACCGCGTTTGCCCTCGGTGcacttgtgcatagtttttcaggtagctgtgcaggaaggtttcttgaagcatcttggagacattgccacggttcttctggattgagtctgtctcagtttgttctgtttcttcatgttattccagacagactggattatgatgatgatgatgagatcagatgtctgtgtgtgtggagcactggctgctgtcagactccttgtgcaaacaaaaatctcactggattattacaattaatgtcaaaagaaatgtttataaatgtaaactgatatttcctactgacacactacagccaaaactagaaataactggcttaaaatatttttttgttgttgttggtcaaAATACTAGTGCACAGTActagtatatatgtgtgtgtatttttcttgttttatccttcattttatttctaaatatgatGTAAACTCTGTTTGTGATCAGGCCGAAGTTCTCTCGCAGTATCACAGAGATGTTGGGGGTCTGTGCGAACACAGTGCACAGGGTGGGACTACAGACCGCTCCCAATGACCTGTGCCCATACGTGCCTGTCATGTCCTGGAACACATGTGCCTACACCATCCAGGCCACCGGTAATGATCTCCTCCTCTGACTTGCTCACTTGAGGTATTTGTCAGACGGTTGTCTGTAGAGCACTGTAAAATGGTGGGTATGTTCACACAGTCACCCATATTTACTAACAGGTGTCACTCTCAAATTGTTCTATGTAGCATAATTCATGTGAACGGTCTGAATGTAGCCAGTCTTGTAATTTAGTCATGTGCAACCTCAttagatttctctctctctttagataATATGTTACAAGAAGAAGGGAAGCCTCTTTTTGGATCCCTCCAGAACAGACAGGTCTGGTTGGACTCTACTGATACAGATCATACTGCGCAATTTAATATGGGATTGATTTCTGAATTGATTTTCTTCTTCAGCTGTCTGGACTCAAAGCGTTAGTGCAGTTTTCAGCCGCTCAGAGGCTGAAGAGCAGTCAAGCTGTCATACAGAAGCATTTTGCTGATATGTTAGCAGGTATGTCATGTTTAGGAGAGGATggatatgtttgtttgtttgtttgtttgtttgtttgtttgtttgtttgtttgttttgttcatgcaGCGATTCTCTCAATTCTCTAGTCCTGGTACCGGTTCCTAATGTAGAAAACACACCATCAATATTAGAAGTGGACTTCTTTCATCTACTCTTTagtaccttaaaataaaataggcattataaaaataacagatgtgattttatataaatatgcttATATCATAATTTAAGCtagtcaaacttttttttacaataatgtgTGCACATTCCAACTCTTTGTGTGCATATAAACAATCTAAAtataagcatctgctaaataaattaattgcttGAATGCAAGACatataaataaagacataatttataaatcatattaatGATTTTGCCTGGcacatgataaaacaaaaaaggctCATAGACGTTTTTCTAAGTAGGGATATCTAGAAACCTCCGGAATGGCCCTTTTTTCtatttagtgaatttttttttttatattgcaacCTAGAATTATCATTGTGACTTGTGCAAGACCAAACAGTTCTTGCGGTTTCCCCCGTAAAtttaaaaaacgtaaaaaaaaaaaaaaaaaaaaaaaaactttttttaaaatgcacttaGTTTCAAGCAATCATTTTCAAGCATCAAGTTAAGTCAGAAGAAAGTGATTGAAGACTTCTACTCATTTGTGGgactgtgtgtgtgatgttctgCTCAGGTGGGGCTGGATCTGTCCATCCCAGCGTTGTATCAGGAAGCGGCTGTAGACCTGCAGCCTTCAGCAGTCAGCTCAGCGTACAATCACCTCTACCTGCTGCATCTGCTCACTATGGCACACATGCTGCAGGTCCTGCTGGCCTCACacggtaaacacacacactgccagaGTCAGATGCAAACACTAAAGTATAACATTTTTATGCACAGcacttattttgaataatattgtgTGTAGATTGTGCTGTAATAGGAGGGCGGGGCGAGGGTGATGAGGCCCAGGCTGCAGCCGAACTCTTCTCTATTGTGTCTCAACACACTGACAGGTGAGTTTATATGCCAGTCACATAGGAAAAGGCTCCCAGTTTTTCTCTTGCGGTCTCTCatcgtctctctctttctcaggttAAGAGCTGGTGTGACTGGTTTCTGTGTAGAGGGTGTAAAGAGAGGTGTGCTTCCCTTCCTGCGCTGTGCTGCACTGTTCTTTAATTGCCTTACAGGAGTGCCCCCTCCAGAGGAGCTGTCCGGTACTACAGGTCAATACACTTCAGATGTTGTGTTTAAACATGCCACAATGCTATGCTTCAAATGACTAATAATGACTATATCATCCAGGCTGTGTAATGCCaagtaaatgtgtatttaatgtgtatgtgtatttaattGTCTTGTCATTGTACACATAGCAACGCTGCAGAGTTATTAACCATAATTCTTCTTCTATGCAGAATCACCTGAAAGTCAGCTGCATCTGTTGTGTAGTTACCTCTCTTTGCCCTCCAACCTGTTTCAACTCTTTCAGGACCACAGGGATGTTGTAACCACCTTAATAAAGAGGTACAAATCAgatgctcacaaaaaaaaaaataataataataattgttatattaatgCGCCATGCTTAAATATCTACAATATCAGCTGCAGTTGTGCTAATGAACTTGATTACCtgatataattagaatattagtaataaacaaaatatagaaacaaataaataataaacaaaacaataacagtattgttgttgctgtttggttgtttattattaacagcattattttcattatattattgttgctgctGTTTAATTGTTCTTGTTTAGTTGTTACTAATAATAaggattattataataatttatgtttgattatttacattatactatttaagataaatattatattatttataactattatattataataataattttaaaataaaactgttgtttatttatattatgttatttactttattttttatcacttataataaatattattaataataaaaaagtaaacaataatatattaaaaaattttaaaatttaacttaaagtggattgtattatgttttgtttttttaaatagtgatcATCCTCATCAAGgacatgtatttttgtttttcaaatttcataattatacataattcaCACATCAATGACAAAAGCTAAAGCCATagcttttttttatgtagaaggatttaaaaaaaaaaaacagctacaattttatttatattaatcgataaacaattattaataattgtgattatttattattagtagtaagatatttgtttttattaaatatgtaaaaaaaattattaatattaatatatttattgtcttataatatTAAGAGCTCCCTTTTATCATTGTCAAATCACTGAATTGTATGGCCTCTCTTGGcttattgttttctttaagaCAGTATATTTCTAAATTCCTAATTCTGTAGAGTATATTTATGTATCTAATCACTTTGATTATAAGCATTGCTGTGTTCCTGTGTGTCAGGTGGTGTGAGAATACAGCCATATCCAAAGCCCTCAAAGGTGAAATGCAAATCATCAGGTTAGACGCCACTTAAATTCTCCTCTGTTTGATCGTATACACACttcctttttaataaaaacaataatttaacagAATTTCCCACCTGGTGTTCAGGTATCCTAATAAGAGAAACAGGCTAATAGATCTTCCAGAGGACTATAGTGTGTTGCTCAATCAAGCGAGTCACTTTAAGTAAGTACTGTTAATAAAAGATTGCCTATAATGTCCATCTTGTGAATTGAATATTTTGTGCAGATTAATCGGATGTTTCCTGTGGCTTTCTCTCTTTGCCCATAGATGCCCAAACTCATCAGATGACGAGCGAAAGCACCCGACTCTGTGTCTTCTGTGCGGGGTCATGCTGTGTGCGCAGAGCCCCTGCTGTCAGGAACAGCTGAATGGGGAGGAAGTGGGTGCGTGCACGGCTCACGCCGCCATCTGTGGGGCTGGAGTGGGAATGTTCCTCAGGTGAGAGGACGACAAGAGAAAACATTTATACTGTGACTGCATCAGAAATCACGTATATATTAGtaatcacagtattcataaaacagtaggcaaaaagtaGCCGGATCACCTACTAGTGCAGTCAGtatggtcacatgacaatgacaacgacatactatactatataaaacatactttttttagcAGTGgtaattacttattcaaatgAAGTACCTACTCAGTAAGCTGTTTCTGACGCAGACAGTGTATATCTTATTCTACAaaagtaatatgtaaatgatgtaaaaataaagaaatacaaataactaTTGATGATAACGATTTTATGTCTTTCTGAACAGGGTTCGAGAGTGTGAGATCGTCTTGATGGCCAGTAAGACACGGGGCAGTCCCTATCCAGCACCTTACCTTGACGACTATGGAGAAACCGACCCTCAGCTTGGGTAAAGTTCACATAATTCACATCCAAAACAAAGatattaaatatgatcaaaatgtAATTCTGATGTAAACActgtatcatcatcatcaagcACGTGCCTTGTCAGTTTATTCTGTATTAGCAGTAATGCtgagctgtgtttgtttgtgctttgcTAGGCGTGGGAACCCGCTGCACTTGTGTCCAGAGCGCTACCGCAAGTTGCTTCATATGTGGCAGCAGCACTGCGTCCTGGAGGAAATCGCCCGCAGTCTGGAGGTCCTCAACGTCATGTTCCCCTTTGAGTGGCAGATGCTTTGAGCTCCGAGACTGCCAGAGGAAGTGCAAGACCTGCCGACTGCAAGGAGTAATAAACTCCCTCACTTCTCTACACACTGCTGTCTGTGTTTTCCAGCAGCCTGTGCATTATGGGTAGTCACACTAAACAGACCCGTAGAAGATATTAAAGAAGCGAATGTGTTTTCTCGGTTCTCTCTTTATTTATCTAGCTTGGGTTGCAGATCTACACTCGTTTTAGCACTGCAGCTTTTTCTTTTTGCTCATTGtggtgtttttgcatttgttttcaggGTGTAAAGATTTATTGCAGGGCTTGTGTCTCTACAAAacgcaaactttttttttttttttttttacgcctaTGTGAAATGCTTGTCCTCTCACCCTGCGAGAAATGTATTCATGTGaatataatatatctatgtaCCACTTTATTATGTAAAGCTGCCCTcaacataaaaaagtatattcaGTGTAAAGTAAagtacagtaaaatgctgttttgcAAATTATCTTCTCTGGTGACTCTCACAAAAACATGCCCGGGTCACCTGCTCCGCCTAAAAATAagtcatatttttcataaaaatagttttttttcattaacattttgttttcttttaaaattctcattactagtacaataaaattactatatactttttaaaattaaatcagcatGAAAACCAAAAGGACAacaaacataataacaaaaaaataatacaatgaatataattttttttcttacagtgacAATGAGATTTGTTACAGTAATACATTTGGGAGAAAATAATCTTGATGcaaattatgttaatatttctaataataggcatcatttaatttaagcaattttctttttctttttttgattttggggtgaaatataacCCAGGCATCTgcttgacaggtttcatgagattcactcaCTGTGGATGTCATATGacatgtaaataaacaataatgtataattaGATGATGCTATTTTACTATAAGAATGCAGCTGTGATTTAAATTAAGCAACAAAATGTCAATCACATATAATCACATGCAACAATGTTAATTCAAGTATAATCCTCTGTACTGTATACTAAATCAAACACAAGTGCTTTACTTGAGCGTCAGTCAAAGTCcggatttctttttttatttcttttattttattttttctcccacTCATGGTCTGGTTCAAGATGTAAGAGCTTTTAATTTGCACTTGGCTTTAAGGTTCTTATGTACATGAAATAAACTACTGAGTGACATCACTATTCTGATGGATCTCTTTCACCTCACATTCTGTAGTCCTGTTAAATCACTGTATTCACCAATTATCTGGACTTGATTATTTATCCaggttttgaaattatttaaatcaattcCTAACTATAATTGATGGGTGTTTCtgttagatattaaaaaaaaaacacaaacaagaaaTGCTTCCCTTGTGTGGTTGTTTTGAGATTTCCGTGTAATTCATAAACATCaatgcaacattgataatatgcagatcagcatatttgaatgcatAATGGCTGCTGACTATTCAtatatgtattcatatatatatatatatatatatatatatatatatatatatatatatatatatatatatatatatatatatatatataatagtttttttctgatatcttagtttttgtttaaaaaaaaacactttaactaCTAAACTtttgtataatgcaatataacaCTTGATCAGCACCCatttctataatgcattatactCTTTAAAGTTGTAACCATGAATAGATATTACTActgattaaatataatacataacataTAATGCACGTGTATAATAAGTCAATGATGTACCTTCACAATGCATTCTGTATACGTACATGCTTCAAATacagtgttaccaaaatatttttgtgaaattcaaaTCAGTTAGTTCCTTTAGGATGAGTTTCGTCTGGCTTTActtataacaataacaaataaataaagttttttttttattaatattttatttattttatttttctttttttttggcatatggttccataaagaacctttgacATCCAAGGAAGCTTTCAGTGGTCCTTTGTTGTCCTGTAAATGTTATTCATACTAAGAAATAGTCggttctttcaaaaacttttcacTGAAATGTTCGAGGAATCCAAAATAACTGAAAACCTCCCTTTGGAACAGTTGTTTTTAACAGTAAAGGAGGGACCATACAATTCAATAATGCAAGTGATTCAATGAACTTCAGTACCCTTGAAACCTACACTTAAAGCTCTTTAATAATGTATTGATAAAATGtacatgttgcatttatttttattacatattcaTGATATATTTTAGACATGGGTGTGCtttgtaaaaaatacatcttTATGAAATATACAtctttggaaaatgttttttagagGCAGTTGGTATCATGTTTTCACCAGTGATTACAATTCCTGGCTTTAGGCGCGAGACCAAGGCATGAAATAAGTATTTTTGCTGGTTTGTACTGGGTAAGCTGAGAGTTTGATTTCATCGAAATattgatagagagagagagcaacctTATGTAGcctagttttgtgtattttgtgtattttggagCCCTCtaccagagattgtcttactatagggagatgagaggATCTGTATTACTACTATTGCAAAAAGCGTAACGGCTAAATCGGATCACGTGTGCCTTAATagccaatcacattacagccttgacgtcaTTGAATTTGAGTCAAGAGTTCCTGttgcaaaaagtcagtgacttcttataaaacaaaattttttaaactctaaaaatagttaaatacacAATATTGTTTAGTGTAacacatgttgaagattagcagataggcttttgattcattaaatgataagttgtgtcctctaaaaagctgtttcctctcctccattgacatccattaaaaaaaaaaaaaaaaaaaaaaaacggtctctTTCCCACATACTGCCAGACCAGAAGTGTTAGCTTTAGCCGTTACGCTTTTCCGGctaatggtttattttattttaattgttattattttattgtatttttttgccaCCTTAAAGCAAATCGCTTTTTGTGCGGAATTTCGTTCCCGGAAAACTTACACACTGCCAGAAGAGACATTTTGGAGGATATAGGAATACACAGAAGCTATTTGCCTTTTTAAAAGTCAGTGCAGCCTACATCAGaatgattttggaaaaaaataaacaaaaaaataaaatcacatacagCTGCTTTAATTACTAATGAAAAACCTACAATAAACAGTGATGCTCTAAATAATTCCAGTGATAGGAAGCAGGCCTACTCTCCAGTAATCACATAATTCACACACGAATCTCTAAAACACAAAAGAATTTAACGGTTGGATTCTTAATGAGAggcaatttatacattttaaaactctGAAGGCCCCATGATGCTTTGCCTTGTGTGTTAAAACAGTAGGCTACTTGGTTAAGTTCTTACATGTTAATTTACAACAGACCTCAAGTATGTTGTGTGTTATAATATCACTCTGTTCTTGCTTTACAATGCCATGTCAATCTTTACTAAATCTTTTTAGTCATACAGCAGAGTCCAGTCGTCTGTGGCTTATGTAATGTTTCTGGTCAAAAGGAGCATTCTGAAGACCTAACTGGCCATTGGAAGAGGCTTCGGAGGGACATTGTCTGGACCATAGTGTGCTGTAGGTGGTTTGTCAATGTTTGGATCTCCATTGCTTGATATGTTGATCTGATTAAACTTGCCCAGGTGTTTGATGATGTTGAAATTAGACCGAGCCGTCTCCACAAAGCTGTTCTCCAGGAGCCACCCGTCAGACTCACACTCAGGGTCCCCCTGCCGCAGCACGTTTTCCAGAGACGTTTGGAGGTAACGGACCCCCGTTAACACAGAGAGCtgtcagaaaagaaaatgatGCCTTATTCATGAGGTAGTTTTCACCATTAGCAAACAAATTTGGTCCAGACAATTCTTACTGAAGCTTCACGTCATCCTTTAAAGCAGTCATGTGCTTTACATAGTAGGACGCTGAGGGATTGGAGTGACTGGTGCATAGAGCAGATTATAAAGTGTATGTACAATCGGATTAGGTCACGCAACCAGAGCAGATTGATTGAGAACAATGTTTCAGACAAAATTGggtcagtatatttatttttctgccagcaaaattacaaaaatgctaATTGTAGCAAGTCTTTGAGCTTTGTCAAGCATCTGTAAACAGTTCTGATACATATATAAACAGACAGACCATTCTATAATCATTCTACTTGGAGTTGTTGACGTTCTTGAACTGTGTTTCAATGGCAAGGCTATCAACAGCAAAATGAATTTGTGTCATTTCCGTAATTAATATACattgtattagtttattttcAGCGATTATTATTAAGAGAGTAACAGTAGCCAGTTACAGTAATTATTCAGCTTAAATATTCCAAAGTAACTGCTGAACTACAGTTTATTGCTGAAGCCACTGTCATAAAAAAAGAAGTAGCTTAAATTTTAGGAATAGTCTGTTTTTGTTCCACCAGTGAATATGGTTCCAAACGAAACCAAAGTAGAAAGAACCCTGCACCTTCAAGTCATTTAAGTGAATAAATCAGTGGCTTACTCATAAAGAGGGCCACTTCTATCCACCTACCAATGCTTTTCAACTGTCAGCATTTGTGGAACACAGCTAAGCCAAAGCGtatgttaaatgactaaatgtaaatgtatttcatatttgCATATTCGAGGCAAGTGTACATGTACGTTCTCTAAAATGCCAATGAATAGTGTacccgtgaaaaaaaaaaattattgctaggtaaaaaaaaaatggaattactAATATGACAACTGAATATGAGAGTGCTAAATAGTACTGAATACATATTCAGTACTTCCCTACATATTTGCCAAAGCAATAGACACAACCAACCTCAAAGAGCCAGATGATCAGAACTGTGAGGCCGACAGAATGCATGATGTTGGTGTAATAATCTCTCAGAGCCTGACGGCATCCTTTCATCCACAGGTTGAGCTCCTCTGTATGGAAGTCGTAATTAAAGTGGGCGGAGTTATTGGTGATTTGGTACTGAATGCATGGCCGAGGAGAGTTGACATTGCAGCAGCTGAAAGGAACTCCGTCCATTAGGTATTTTCCCTCAACGTTGCTTCGCAGACgactagtaagaaaaaaaaaattgcatttgtaaaATTGTGTAAATTCCATTATTATTAATGCAACTGTTGGTCATATTATAACTGCAACTGTGTTCCTGTTATACTTTTAAATGCTAATAAAGAGTATTTGCACCAAAATCAGAAGACATTTAAAAGAcgatcagcagaaaaaaaaaacacacacacacacacacacatatatatacacacacaacacatatatatatatatatatatatatatatatatatatatatatatatatatatatatatatatatataatatagggactcctctaaatattttaatagctatgaacaatttaaataatattaagtatttaaataactatttttccaGACCCTACTTACTCTACCACTTCCCGTTGGGACATATCCAAATATCGGTTGCTGACCCACTGGATCTGGAACCAATCTCTGTAGCCCTCGTTCCCACAGCATTGGAACTGGATCTGCAGCTGGTCCACTGTACGCTTCAAGAAGCAGCGGCCTGGTGTGTCCGTGTCCTTATAGTAACGCATAGCGTCCCGTAGCCCCAATGTAAGTGCTTCCTCCAGCTGTCCGTGCATGCTGTAGCACATCAAGGCACCCACAAGCACGCTCAGAGTGAAGAAAAACGTGCAAATGATGTATGGGAGCATCACCAACTTCCAGCGTAGGAATTTGTTGGTGTCCACACAGTCATAGCAGATCTTTCCTCCCAAAAAGTTAATCACGCAGGCTATAAGTCCCACGGCAATTAGCATGTTTGGCACAGATTGGAGCTGACTCTCAGCCATTAAATCCTGCCGCTTGTTAATTTCAACTTTTAGAAAGATGCCCAAGCTAAAGAGGATGATACCTGTTACAACGGATATCCAGTTTAGTACCCATAAAACCTGGGCCAGTTTGTCTCTCTTGGTTTTGGTAAATTTTATTGGCAGCACAGCCATCTTACTAAAATTTCAGAGAACCTTTGATTTAATTGATCTTGTGGAAGTCTACAGGAGTTCCTAGTACAAAAATCAACTAAATTAGTTTTAGATGTAAGTCAATGAGGTGTACAAGGTTCCTACGGAAGATGACATGAATGGACTAATGCTTCTTAGCAATTAGCTTCTTAAGCTAACTTAGTGAGTGTCAATCAATGGAAAGACCTTTAAACACAATCTCCACAAAGTATTCATGGAGCTTATTCATTTAAGTTGTGAGAAAAACTggatatcagtaaaaaaaaagaaagaaaaagagcttTTGGGAAAATCTAAACCATTTTGGCTCTATCAAACTGTTTGGAGACGCCATGTGAGGTCCTTTACAAACACagcaaaactgaaattattttcagttttgcaaatACACACCTAAGAGGCAAAAAGAGTGGAGAAAATGTACTTAGTAACAGCtgagataatataatataagataatataaatatgagTCTGATAAAAATAGAAGGATACAGACtcagttgtattaaaataaatgaatccagTTCATTTAGGTATTTCAGTATGCTACATTCTTAGGTTagagttttaccttttttttaaatcatgcaaatatttttagccatttaatgtaaaaaaagaaaaaaaagaaaagctaattATACTCCTGTTCTGAATGTGGAAAGCTCAAAATAGCCAACGACACTAAATAAGTTGACCTGAACAGACAGGCACAGGGCATGTTCTTAACCAGGCGTGGTGATTGAGATGATCCCAGCATAAGGGTATAGTAATAAACAGCTTATTACTTACCCATCCATGCTTATCCATCACTCAATAGCATCCCGCCCTGTTccaagtgatttttctctttttctccatcAGACACCTTCAGTTTTTGTGAAACAATCTGAATGCATTGTTGCTGATGAAAACTGATATGTCTTAGTGTCTGCTGCAGACTCAGCTGTGACCTCTCTCATAATTCCTTCTAATCAGTAAGCAGCCCGGTTGGATTTGGAAGAGTGCCTTCTGCCACCAGCACAAATCTCACTGACtgggatgtgtgtgtatgtgtgtgtgtgtgtgtgtgtgtgtgtaagttagAGCATGAAGAATTTTTAGCTACTAAAAGTGACATAGTTTAATTGTTGTACcattattgtgtaaaattacacattcttttaatttattttcatttatttagataaatttttaatgagccaaaaagaatgaaCATCAGACCTCTGTTCATCAGTCTGCACTGGCTACCattagctgctcacataaaattcaattGTTTGcgtacaaaaccaccactggctctgcacccctttacctaaattcattacttcggacttatgtgcctctagaagcttgcgttctgcaagtgaacatcgctttattgtgccatccttaaagaggcacaaaatcactttcacagactttttcattaactgttccctcctggtggaatgacctgcccaactcaatctgagtctttagccatcttcaagaaacgactaaaaacacatctcttccatctttatttgatcctctgactctagcactctctattctaattctattctttataaAATACTTGCACTCTCTTCATATACtaacttttcttctttttgttttctttttatttattatacaattaacaaaaagcaaaacaaggcctctaacattagcttgctctcttctttttctattatatctgttttcttttctttttattcattatataatttaataaaaccttgctacatgtactgcgttaagctaactgagacttgttatagcacttgcgtatcttttctctcttgttgattttgaagtcactttggataaaagcatctgctaaatgaataaatgcaaatgtaatgtaatttatattttacatatcctatattaaatattttacttagtAGATTAGTTACATAATATACTTTACTtagtaatttcttttaaaatatgtgacctcaatttaaatcaatcaatcagtcagtcaatcaaaaaaataacattgggATTAAATTTGTCCCTTCTACCAGAACCAAGGTAATATTTATGTGTGCCAAAACCATGTGATCTACATCAAACACAATCTAATGCCTCACACAGTTTG is from Cyprinus carpio isolate SPL01 chromosome B17, ASM1834038v1, whole genome shotgun sequence and encodes:
- the prph2la gene encoding photoreceptor outer segment membrane glycoprotein 2, which translates into the protein MAVLPIKFTKTKRDKLAQVLWVLNWISVVTGIILFSLGIFLKVEINKRQDLMAESQLQSVPNMLIAVGLIACVINFLGGKICYDCVDTNKFLRWKLVMLPYIICTFFFTLSVLVGALMCYSMHGQLEEALTLGLRDAMRYYKDTDTPGRCFLKRTVDQLQIQFQCCGNEGYRDWFQIQWVSNRYLDMSQREVVDRLRSNVEGKYLMDGVPFSCCNVNSPRPCIQYQITNNSAHFNYDFHTEELNLWMKGCRQALRDYYTNIMHSVGLTVLIIWLFELSVLTGVRYLQTSLENVLRQGDPECESDGWLLENSFVETARSNFNIIKHLGKFNQINISSNGDPNIDKPPTAHYGPDNVPPKPLPMAS